Sequence from the Ignavibacteria bacterium genome:
ATGTACTTAAGGTAATATTTCTTACGGGGACACAAAAATCGATTTTGGTCATTCCCAAAATTGATCTATCAAATTCGTATGTCACCCGCTGTATTGAATATTTTAATAAAAAGAAATGTACAATCAATATTGGAGAAGGAATAGAAAAAATTAATCTTTCTGAAAATTCAATTAGCTCGATTCTTACTAGTCAGAAACGTAAGTTAGAATATGATTACTACATTCTTGCAGTAGACTGGGAGAACTGCGATGAAATACTAACTCAATCGTATGGGAGTAATCATAAGTTCAATTTACGCCGTAGTCCAATTTTATCTGTTCATTTGTGGACTGACAGAAGTTTTATGAAGGAAGAATTTTATTCTTTAGTTGGGTCACCAATTCAGTGGGTTTTTAGGAAAAATGGATTTGTTTCGATTGTAGTCAGCAATCCAGGCAAACTGATAGAATTGTCGAAAGAAGAAATTGTTGAATTGTGTGACCAAGAATTAAAAAAATATTTTCGTTGTTATGGAAATGCTCGAATAGTTGATTTCAGAATAGTCAAAGAAAAAAAAGCTACGTTCATTCCAGATGCGAATTCATTTAGAATTCGACCAACTCAAGAGACTAATATTAAAAATTTATTCCTTTCAGGCGATTGGACAATGACAAGTTTACCGTCAACTATTGAAAGTGCTGCCCTAAGTTCAAAAAAATGTGCTGAGATAATTTGTAACCGTGAAAAGGCAATCTAACTACATCTGCGTCATTAATTGTTTTGCTGCTTCATAAAGTTATATACTAATTCCGAGATTTTGCCGATCACTTCATCGCCCAATTCCTGTTGAGGTAAGTCTTTGGTCATCACAACAAGTATGTATTCAAAATCCTTGAAGTAAAATATTCCCATCTCACAGCGCACACCAGGAATCCCGCCTCCTTTACCTGCAATCTTAAAATCTTCTTTAATATTTTTTGTTAGGGGAGAACTTTTTGAAACAGACAGTACGTCAATCATTCTCTTACAACTTTCCTCTGAAATTAAATTTCTTTCATAAATCTTTTTGAGGAGCGTTAGCTTATCTCTAGGTGTTGAAATATTATCAAGTCCTTTGGCTCGAGCTTCAAAGTCCATCATTATTCTTTGCAATTTCGTATTTGTTAATCCTAAATCTATAATAAATTTATTGATGTTATCCATTCCAAGTTCCTTGATGAGAATATTAGTAGCAGTATTATCACTTTGCTGTATCATTAAAAGTGCGAGATTGTAATAACTAAGTTTCAAATCTGTATAATCAAAAAATTGTAAAATTCCGCTTCCATCTACTTTGATTCCAATCCTGACTTGGTCAGTGAGCTTAAAGTTGTTTTTAGCAGTTTGATTGAATAACTCTGCAAGGATTTCAATCTTGATTGCACTTGCAGTCGGAAACGGTAAATCCGGATTATGGAAATACCCATTGTTGCTTTTTAGATCAAAAAATGCTATTCCAATGGAGAAATTGTGCATTCTTACAATGGAATCAAGGTTTTTAACTAGATTTGAGTAGCTGATCGAAGAATCCGGTTGGCCTGTAATAGGCAAATTCAATCCTACAATTAATATAATCAAAATCTTCATTCTATTCATTTTTTACTCACGCATTTAATTGATAAAAATTCTATTATTTAGTAATTTGATGTGCGAACAATGACGATACACATCATAAAATATCAAACCGTTCTATTTAAAACTAACATAAATTTTGGGAGGAATCATGCCCGCGTTAAAAGAAAAACTTGCTGAGCAAATCCCTGCTATACGCGAGGAGATCAAAGCGTTAATTAAAGAGCATGGAAACAAATCAATTTCTGATGTTACTATTGCTCAAGCTTACGGAGGAATGCGAGGTGTTAAAGCTTTAGTCTGCGACACATCTGCAGTACCACCAGAGACAGGATTATTGATTAGAGGAATTCCTGTTGGAAAACTTGCTGATCGATTACCGGAAGAAGTTTTATATCTTCTTCTTACAGGCGAGCTGCCTGATGAAGAATCATTAAAACAACTTCAAGCAGATCTTAAAAAGAGAAGAAAAGTTCCCGATTACGTTTGGAAAGTATTGGCTGCAATGCCAAAAGATTCTCATCCGATGTGTATGTTGAATACAGCCATTCTTTCGATGGAGAAGGAATCTGTGTTCAGAAAGAAATATGATAATGGATTAAATAAAGACGAGTACTGGATCCCAACTCTTGAAGATACATTAAACATCGTTGCTAGAGTTCCAATAATTGCTGCCGGAATCTATCGCATGCGTTTTGGAAAAGGAAAAAGGATCCCTTCAAATCCAAAATTAGATATGGGTGCAGACTTCGCACAAATGCACGGCTTAAAAGATCCGAACGGAGAATTTGCTAAGCTGATGAGATTATATCTTGTTCTTCACAGCGATCATGAAAGCGGCAACGTAAGTGCTGCAACTACTCATACCGTGGCTTCAGCTTTATCGGATTTGTACTATGCACTTTCCGCTGGATTAAATGGATTAGCTGGTCCTTTGCATGGATTAGCAAATCAAGAATGCCTAAAGTTTGTTCTCGATTTAAAGAAGCATTTCAAAGGCGTACCAACGGATGAAGATCTGTATAAATTTTCTTGGGATTGGTTAAATACTGGAAAAGTAATTCCAGGATATGGACATGCTGTATTGCGAGTAACCGATCCGCGTTTTGACTCTTTCTTGAACTTCGGAAAGACTTATTGCTCAAAAGATCCTGTTTTTCAATTAGTTGAAAAAATATTTAATGTAGTTCCTAAAGTTCTAATGGAACAAGGAAAAGCAAAAGACCCATGGCCAAATGTTGATGCTGGTTCTGGCGCTTTACTATACTATTATGGCATGAAGGAATTCGATTATTATACTGTACTGTTTAGTGTCTCTCGTGCAATGGGCGTGTGCGCACAAGCCGTAATTGCGCGAGCCATCGGTTCGCCGATTGTAAGACCCAAATCAGTTACAACTAATTGGATCAAAAAATTTGTAGCTACACCTGCGTAATTGAATGCAACAAAGAGGCGATCGAAAAATCGCCTCTTTTTTTTATTTGTTCTTCATTTTATCCTGTATTAAAATTATAAATAGAGAGTTTTGTATCAAATAATTGGCGAGAAAAAGAGTAAAATATATTTTCGTAACTGGCGGAGTAGTTTCTTCTTTAGGAAAGGGAATTACATCTGCATCACTAGGTCTGCTTTTAAAATCTCGCGGATTTAAAGTTACGATTCAAAAATTTGATCCCTACATAAACGTTGATCCCGGTACGATGAGCCCATTCCAGCATGGTGAAGTTTATGTAACCGATGATGGAGCTGAAACCGATCT
This genomic interval carries:
- a CDS encoding citrate (Si)-synthase: MPALKEKLAEQIPAIREEIKALIKEHGNKSISDVTIAQAYGGMRGVKALVCDTSAVPPETGLLIRGIPVGKLADRLPEEVLYLLLTGELPDEESLKQLQADLKKRRKVPDYVWKVLAAMPKDSHPMCMLNTAILSMEKESVFRKKYDNGLNKDEYWIPTLEDTLNIVARVPIIAAGIYRMRFGKGKRIPSNPKLDMGADFAQMHGLKDPNGEFAKLMRLYLVLHSDHESGNVSAATTHTVASALSDLYYALSAGLNGLAGPLHGLANQECLKFVLDLKKHFKGVPTDEDLYKFSWDWLNTGKVIPGYGHAVLRVTDPRFDSFLNFGKTYCSKDPVFQLVEKIFNVVPKVLMEQGKAKDPWPNVDAGSGALLYYYGMKEFDYYTVLFSVSRAMGVCAQAVIARAIGSPIVRPKSVTTNWIKKFVATPA
- a CDS encoding FAD-dependent oxidoreductase — encoded protein: MKSVCVIGGGIAGLSAAVFLAEENFNVTLFEKRQSLGGRLCSYFDRTLNCYFDNGQHLLIGAYDSTFLFLDIIGAKENFKFQSRLRIPFLLSNGNETLFQLPKQNNKLSAALSFLNLKTLSILDRFKIISMLYKLQRIDSDEYLEKSVVDFLTENNQSKVSQERFWNIIAISTLNCSPCDASAKMFIDVLKVIFLTGTQKSILVIPKIDLSNSYVTRCIEYFNKKKCTINIGEGIEKINLSENSISSILTSQKRKLEYDYYILAVDWENCDEILTQSYGSNHKFNLRRSPILSVHLWTDRSFMKEEFYSLVGSPIQWVFRKNGFVSIVVSNPGKLIELSKEEIVELCDQELKKYFRCYGNARIVDFRIVKEKKATFIPDANSFRIRPTQETNIKNLFLSGDWTMTSLPSTIESAALSSKKCAEIICNREKAI
- a CDS encoding serine hydrolase, whose translation is MNRMKILIILIVGLNLPITGQPDSSISYSNLVKNLDSIVRMHNFSIGIAFFDLKSNNGYFHNPDLPFPTASAIKIEILAELFNQTAKNNFKLTDQVRIGIKVDGSGILQFFDYTDLKLSYYNLALLMIQQSDNTATNILIKELGMDNINKFIIDLGLTNTKLQRIMMDFEARAKGLDNISTPRDKLTLLKKIYERNLISEESCKRMIDVLSVSKSSPLTKNIKEDFKIAGKGGGIPGVRCEMGIFYFKDFEYILVVMTKDLPQQELGDEVIGKISELVYNFMKQQNN